GCCTGCGTGATGTCGGCGCGGGTGCGGTGCAGGAGCGTGTTGAGATCGACCCGCGACATGACCCGCCCAGGCCACAGCCGCGGCAGGATCACCTCGTCGGAGATGAACTCGCCGGGGACGTGCGGCGCCGGCGGCTGCAGCAACACCGCGATCAGATCGCACCGCTTCTCGGCCAGGTACACGACGACCTTGCGACCGCCGGCGCTCACCGTCAGGCGACCGCCGCGCGGCAGGAACTCGACCACCGCCAGGCTGGGCTCGAGCAGGCGCGCGAGGTCGCCGCTGCTGTCGCCGTCGCCGTCGGCCTCGCCGTCGGCCGGCCGCACCTCGACCGCGATGCCCGCGCAGGCGATCGTCGCGGGCCCGGTCAGCGCGACCCGCGCGCCGGCGGCGAGCGGCCGGCCGTCGAGCTCGAGCGGCACCAGCGCCAGCACGCTCAGCTCGTCGTGGAACGTGAACCGCGCCACCTCGCTGGGCCAGCCGGTGATGCGCAGATCGGCCGCGG
The sequence above is a segment of the Myxococcales bacterium genome. Coding sequences within it:
- a CDS encoding FHA domain-containing protein translates to MLLRPRYWLVLTSGERFAITASGVMIGRSSRCDVVIDDSNASRRQAIVVDGDAGPVVVSLGRAPTVVNGVEVDREQLLADGAELRVPGLVARIVSGMSGILTLPAWVVRTDGGARFGIARSPFVIGGSAAADLRITGWPSEVARFTFHDELSVLALVPLELDGRPLAAGARVALTGPATIACAGIAVEVRPADGEADGDGDSSGDLARLLEPSLAVVEFLPRGGRLTVSAGGRKVVVYLAEKRCDLIAVLLQPPAPHVPGEFISDEVILPRLWPGRVMSRVDLNTLLHRTRADITQAGLPGAAILQRAPGGNATRFVLAPGATVRFE